A region of Maridesulfovibrio sp. DNA encodes the following proteins:
- a CDS encoding TRAP transporter small permease: MGNQISSLVDKFEALLKNIAAVCLIGMALLTGADILSRGVLGTPIFGVEDIVGVLAVLTTGLALGYAQSQKANIGVEFLYSKLNARTRKIVKVTTTSLSAALFSLVTWRLYLYGCSMRESGEVSMTLELPTDMVIFALTFGFGCFTLTLLKELIVLFTGEK, encoded by the coding sequence GTGGGTAATCAGATTTCGAGCCTTGTTGATAAATTTGAGGCACTTTTAAAAAATATTGCCGCCGTATGCCTTATCGGCATGGCTCTTTTGACCGGGGCGGATATTCTTTCACGCGGCGTGCTGGGCACTCCCATTTTCGGAGTGGAAGATATTGTGGGAGTTCTTGCCGTGCTGACCACAGGGCTGGCCCTCGGCTATGCCCAGTCCCAGAAAGCGAATATCGGTGTAGAATTCCTGTACAGCAAGCTGAACGCCCGCACCCGTAAAATTGTCAAAGTCACCACCACTTCCCTGAGTGCAGCACTGTTCAGTCTGGTTACTTGGAGGCTCTACCTTTACGGCTGTTCCATGCGGGAATCCGGCGAGGTCTCCATGACTCTCGAATTACCTACTGACATGGTCATTTTCGCACTCACTTTCGGTTTCGGATGCTTCACCCTCACCCTGCTGAAAGAACTAATCGTGCTTTTTACGGGGGAAAAATAA
- a CDS encoding TRAP transporter substrate-binding protein, whose translation MKKLLITVVAAAMCMCALPLTAGAKSINLTYSNFFPPTHIQSKLAQQWSEEVTKLTDGRVTIAYFPGGTLTKAKQCYDGVVEGLSDIGMSALAYSRGRFPTMAAVDLPLGYKSGVAATEVANAVYDKFQPKELRDVKVLFFHAHGPGLLFTAKKPVKKLEDIKGMKLRGTGNSAQLLKALGAAPVAMSMPDSYQAIRKGVVDGGVYPMETNKGWKMGEVVDYCTLDYPVGYTTTFFAVINKDKWDSISEQDQKIIMDLSKEYAAKHAQAWDESDKEGREFLSKKGGQFIELSEAEGQRWKDKAAPMMDDYIKKVGKKKIDGKAVLDFTVETLNKVQ comes from the coding sequence ATGAAAAAACTTTTGATTACAGTAGTGGCCGCAGCCATGTGCATGTGCGCCCTGCCCCTTACAGCAGGCGCAAAATCCATTAACCTGACCTACTCCAACTTTTTTCCACCCACCCACATCCAGTCCAAGCTGGCTCAGCAGTGGAGCGAAGAAGTGACCAAGCTCACCGATGGTCGGGTAACTATCGCCTACTTCCCCGGCGGAACCCTGACCAAAGCCAAGCAGTGCTATGACGGTGTTGTGGAAGGCCTTTCCGACATCGGCATGTCCGCACTGGCATATTCCCGCGGTCGTTTCCCGACCATGGCAGCAGTTGACCTGCCCCTTGGTTACAAATCAGGAGTTGCCGCAACCGAGGTTGCAAACGCGGTTTACGATAAATTTCAGCCCAAAGAACTGCGCGACGTTAAAGTTCTCTTTTTCCATGCCCACGGTCCCGGCCTGCTCTTCACTGCTAAAAAGCCGGTCAAAAAACTTGAAGACATCAAAGGCATGAAACTGCGCGGCACAGGCAACTCAGCACAGCTGCTCAAAGCCCTCGGTGCGGCACCGGTTGCCATGTCCATGCCCGACTCCTATCAGGCCATCCGCAAAGGCGTTGTTGACGGTGGTGTCTACCCCATGGAAACCAACAAAGGCTGGAAAATGGGCGAAGTAGTCGACTACTGTACCCTCGACTACCCTGTAGGCTACACCACCACTTTTTTCGCGGTCATAAACAAGGATAAGTGGGACTCCATTTCCGAACAGGACCAGAAAATCATCATGGATCTGAGCAAAGAATACGCAGCCAAGCACGCTCAGGCTTGGGATGAGAGCGACAAGGAAGGACGTGAGTTCCTGAGCAAGAAAGGCGGACAGTTCATTGAGCTGAGCGAAGCCGAAGGTCAGCGCTGGAAAGATAAAGCAGCTCCCATGATGGATGACTACATCAAGAAAGTCGGCAAGAAAAAAATAGACGGTAAAGCCGTTCTGGATTTCACTGTCGAAACTTTGAATAAAGTACAATAA
- a CDS encoding TetR/AcrR family transcriptional regulator: MARKQQEKSLQTKKELMEAANELFGKKGFIETTVAEITKHAGYAKGSFYRHWASKDKLFLEIVEEKLKEYRNSRDDRLGKASSLEEVMNIIWDFLENIVSDQNWAKVFLEFTIYASRVPELREDMSLSQYRLSEEVFANLVRDFVDTDYPPEKIGAFNTVLFEGYMVRSSIETGFMIQGSNEGLIGFKDVRDAAVTLALTNGLKKAE, from the coding sequence ATGGCCAGAAAACAACAGGAAAAATCGCTCCAGACCAAGAAAGAACTAATGGAAGCGGCCAACGAACTCTTTGGAAAAAAGGGATTCATTGAAACCACGGTGGCCGAAATCACCAAACATGCCGGATATGCAAAAGGAAGCTTTTACCGTCACTGGGCGAGCAAGGACAAACTATTTCTGGAAATCGTGGAAGAGAAGCTGAAGGAATACCGCAACTCCCGTGATGACCGCCTGGGAAAGGCCAGTTCGCTTGAAGAGGTAATGAACATTATCTGGGATTTTCTGGAAAACATTGTCAGCGACCAGAACTGGGCCAAGGTCTTTCTGGAATTCACAATCTATGCCTCACGGGTTCCGGAATTGCGCGAGGACATGAGCCTGAGCCAGTACAGGCTCTCTGAAGAAGTCTTTGCCAATCTGGTCCGCGACTTTGTGGATACAGATTATCCGCCGGAAAAAATTGGAGCCTTCAACACAGTACTCTTTGAGGGATACATGGTTCGCAGCTCCATTGAAACCGGCTTTATGATCCAAGGCAGCAATGAAGGGCTGATCGGATTCAAGGATGTCCGCGATGCTGCGGTTACCCTTGCTTTAACCAACGGACTTAAAAAAGCCGAATAA